The Brassica napus cultivar Da-Ae chromosome C7, Da-Ae, whole genome shotgun sequence genomic interval GATTTCGAAGATGACACTGATGTTGCCAAAAGAGCTTGAAGCAACAAATGTTGTCAAGACttgtcttttcatattttatccGATGATAGAGATTCTATAGCTTTTCATGAATGAAAAACTTTATCTAGAAACAATCTGGTTTTTGCTATcttgaaaataaatttgttgCTTGAGATTGGCATACATTGAACTTAAACACAAAATGTGAGCTTTGTTTTGAGGCTTTCAACTTTGCTTATGTTCTGATATGAGAAAATTTCATCTGTCTTTGCATATCTACTCCATCAACCAGACTTGAAAATTACATATATCAGACTGAATCTAAATGTGGtctaattttaaaacttttgttctGATTCTTCCATGAGAAACAGCATCTTCTGAGCATTCAACACAACAGGAGAACcttgttttgttttctcaacAATCTGCTTTATCAGTTGCTTCTCCATTTCACTCTCAAAGTCACTAATCTCTTCATCTTGTTCTTCCAAACCAATAAAATCTAGCAGCTCCTGCTCCTGAGCCTTGGAATCGTCCTCCTGATGATGGCTCCAAGGTGAGGTCGACGAGAAATCTTCATGGTGAATAAGCTCGCTCTCTTGCATCTCCTCCAGTGGTgactcatcatcatcttcagagTCATCGTTTATGTTCATCAACTCATCGTAAGACTCGTTGAATGCATCAAGTGCTTCACCTGTTAAGTTCATAACCAAAGGTTGCATCTCAGCAAGATTATTATTAGTCTTGGTGTGCTCTATAGCAATCGAGTCACTCTTATATGTCATCACTTCACGGGCTTCCCATACTCTTGACCATGAACTCTTCTTGCTTTCTGATTCCATGACCAGCTGTTCCACCTTCCTTTGGCTCTCTTGGAGTGCAGTCTCGAGCTCTGTAATCCGCTTCTCAAGACGTGAGTTGATAACTTTATGCAACCGTAAGCTCAACTCGCGAGGTGAGACAGCATAGTTTCCTGACTCTGGTGTGGAGTTACCACTTGGATCTTGGTTGGACTCACGCTTCCCTCTAACCCGGTCAGCTATCAGTTCGCCTTGTGCAAATTCTACCTCCAAATCCTGCTCcatctgacaaaaaaaaacaaattgaaacagACGTGAGTTTGAGTCTAGGTGTTCAGACAAGGCAAGGCAAAGGAAAGAGCATAGTTTAAAGTGTAGACAACAGACCTCAACCATGTTGATTTCTAGCCTTTCAAGTTCAGCTTCAAGCTCTGCTTCAATATTACTTATAGACTCTGAATTCTCAGCTGCCTTTTCAGTATCTACCTCCTTCACAATCAACGAGTCTTTCATCTCGAGCTCACCTTCTACATCATGAACCACATTCTCTGTCTTCTTCAGCTCTTGTTTGACTTTGCTCACTTCGGCTTGCCTTGCCATGAACGATGCCATTAGACCAATCGAGACCCCTACTTGTAGCAGCACCGTTGCATCACTTAGTcctgagaaaagaaagaaacttgAAATGTCATGTATAGTCTTTTCCTTGAAGTATCAACAATCTAAAGATTGTAAGAACTTCTTACCATGCTTTCTACTCTTGCTGCTCTTCTCATTTCtatgtgcagcctcatcttcatTGAGAGTCATTTGTTGTTGTTGGCTCAGCCACAAAGAATCTGCAGTTCCCTTGCTAATAACTCGATCCCCATCAGTCACAAGCAATGGCCTCGAAACTGAACCTCGTGGAGATGGGAATGGGCTAGTCAAGTAATCCTCCATCGTCATCTGTTCTCCATGGAACCGAGACATTAAGCAGCTTTCCATACAACTCAAAGGTTTAGTTAACCGTCTGTACCGCTGGTTCCTTTTAACGAACCTTCTCTGCCTAAAAGAAGAACTCAGCTCCGTCTCACCTCCAAGAACACCACAGGCTTTCCAATATCCATGCCCAGTCTCCAGGAACTCAGGCAGTAAACCAAACAAAGAAGAATCTGAATGAACAACATCTTCATAGTTTCCTGAACCTTCCCCGCTCGTTGATGGTACTTCTTCATCCCCAAACTTGTTTTCATTCGGTTTCTTGGCCAATCTGCCAAGCAGGGATCTACAAGGAGATTCTTGCTTCTTCACAGTCTCTTCGGAAGAAGAAGACTCGAGAAAGTTACCTTTACCTTTGGTAACATTCTGCAGCTGCTTAGCTATATAACCTGTAGCAGCTGTAGCTGCGATTAACCACAAATCCATTTTCTTCCTCTctcaaagaatctctctttcttCATTCCAATTCACAGCGCAATAAACATCTTCCATAAGCACACCAATCCAATGAACTAAATCGAAAGCTCGGgcctttgtaaaaaaaaactcaagaacTAATGCAAATACTTTAGAAACCCACTTTGATTTCTCCGTCAAAGATAAGCTGACTAAGGGGAGGAGCTTTGTTAGAACAAGTAAAGGAGAGACCTTTGCTCTTGTAGCTAAACCAATGGAGGAGCTGAAGAAAGGATAAGAGAATCGGAGAAGGTGGAGGATCTTTGTCGGAAGTTAGTTCAATGGAATCTGCCAAACACAAAGACAAACGTACAAAGCTCTgtcttttatttattatcttcttcccacaaaaataaaatacgtTACGGCAACTATAATAAGGTCATTATCAGaccaaaataaaatgattaaatggTACTAATCTCTACAATAAATTAAGTTTATATTCTGAAAATAGTTTTAGATAACCGGTGGGCTACAAACCCCCATAAAATAACTAGACAGGATACAACTTCTCGGTTGAGCCTAAACCGAAGATAACCAAAATACATACACTACATAGTTTGCGCCTAAGCAAACTCAAAAGCAACACTGAAGAGAAGGCACAATGTTTCTTAAACTGTGGTTTTAAATAGTACACGAATAACTCAGATGATCTAGAGAGGTTTAGATGCAGCATTGTCTATGTAAGccttagcttcttcttcagataATCTTCCTCCTTCAACAAGTCCCCTCACCATAGTGTTGACATATGCTTCTGAAGGAGGTCTTAAAGGGATCTCGCCGGATTTGAACTTCTCAACAGCAGATAGTGTGCAACTGCAAGTTGGAAGGGAGCATTAGAGCTTAGATGTTAACTATGTTTTGAGCAAAAACAAATGTATATACTTACGTCATTGTAAGTATAGGGATGTCGCATTCTTTCCCCAAGCAGACAATGTTTCCATACCAACCACCCTGTAATCATTATCCATAGACGAATGTAAGTGTGATTAAATTACATATCAATCAAACATTTGTTGTCTGACTAACCGAAGCAAGTGGAATGGATCCTTTCTTCTCTACTAACTGCAGAGTATCTAGACCAAAGAGCGGAGAATCAGAATCTACTTTCAATCCATTTTCCTGAAACAGAACATCGTTGAACTGCTCAAGCCTGTTCTTCAAGTAAAAACGGTGTTAGCAGAAAAGACCACGAGAGATGGTCCTAAGTGAAGACAGAAACTTAGATAAGAAAGGGTACACTTAACGTGATTCTGTACAAACACATGTGAGTTTGATCATTGAGATTAGTAAGTGGGTTGATGAAAGCAACTCCTCCTACACCCCAAGTAACTGATGATTCACGTCCAAAGAACAGCCTGTGTGGAAATGATTCCCACATTATTTGCTTTGGTGGAGTTTTATCCATTGAACCAACGCAGACCTTTTTCATTCCCTCTacctgaaaataaaacatagatAATGTCAATTTAAGACCGAAGGTCAGAGTAGACCCACACAAAACAACATATTACTTACTTGTCCCCCTAGAATATAGCAAAGGAACCTTGGTTTCCACATGTTGGATCCAAAAGAGGCATACCAGACATCAACTTTTGAGAGATCTCTTCTCCAAGATGTAGAAACTGTATCTACGTGGTGGTTTTCAATGTTGAGTCTCGACATTTGATCTAGGATATCATCAGCGTAGTCTTCAGTTTCAGAGTCGGAGCTTGAGAAAACGATGATCTAGAATGGAACAAACAAAATCAATTGATAAGAGATTCGGAGACTGGCTagaagaaaagaagatcaaGTATAAGAAGTTAGCAAAGAAAGGTGCATAACTGGAGTGGAAGTTTTCTGGTCAATAAGGTTCGATGATAATACATCTGCAAGTGAAGGCCAATATGCAGACAGCTTCTTTCGTACCTAAACCCCACAAGAAACAGATGACCTTTGTCACCTAGGAACATAGGGGCACTATACAATACTTATGAGACACAGAGCCATACCGCTTGTATGACACGCCATGTAGACTCGAATGGGTAAGCTTCAGAAGAACCTTGAATTGGTTTGTCTTCAAGCAAGACTTGGACACATGCAAGTGAAGACTTTGCAATTGAGTCAAGATTGTATCCTCCCTCTAACGCCAACACAATCTTTCCTTGTGCAAACTCCATCAGCTGCAAGCACATTGTTTAAACGTATGAAGATAAACAACCAACAAAACCAAACAGTGTTATGTTTAATACAAACGATAGGTCAAGTTCACATCAAGACCAACCTTCTTCAACATAACTGAATATCCATATGGTGTTACACGACAGCCCCCAAGTGGATCACCAATAGCTATTACAAAGAAATTGAGAAGGTTATACACTTCTTAACCTGACACATCCTTATAAAAATGCTTAAACCATATATACTATACCTGCATCAAATCCAGctgataacaaaataatatcaGGATTAAACTCCTTCGCCACAGGAATCAAGATATGGTCCCATGCGGCAAGataatctgcatctccacatcTTCCTTGTTCCCATGGAACGTTTATGTTAAACCCTTCACCTGGACCTTCCCCAACCATGTTGTGGTCTCCATCATCACCCGCTGGATAGAAGCCTCCGTGTTCGTGCCTAGCCCACAAATGAATTATCAGTAACTTCCCAAGTACTTTTGAAACAAGAGTAAGCATCACAAAAACATACCTGTGGACAGAGAAAAATAGTACTCGAGGATCTTTCCAGAACATCTTCTGCGTACCATTTCCATGATGGACATCCCAATCAACAATCAGAATCTTCTTGACACCTAGTTCAGGCTGCATTCAAGAAAAGCAAAAGAGCTTGGGAACAAACACACCAACGAGAATAATAATAGCATTATCATAGTCAATACAAGTCCTTACTCTTTCATCAAGTAAATAGCTAGCAGCGACTGCTACGTTGTTGAACAAACAGAAACCCATGGCTTCATCTGGCTCAGCATGGTGCCCTGGGGGCCTGACAATAGCATACCCACAATCCAACTCTCCTTCTGCAACTTTCTCCGCCAACTGTTAAGTTACActatcatcatcaaatccaatCATTCTAACAGTTTCTTCTCTAATGTGAATTATGCAAATAGCATTATTACCTCTACAACAGATCCAGCTGCAAGAAACGCGGCTTCAGATGAACT includes:
- the LOC106410384 gene encoding histone deacetylase 5, coding for MAMAGESSNNNYGDCDGKSHRKVGLVYDETMCKHDTPNGEDHPECPDRIRVIWEKLQLAGVSQRCVVFGGSKAEDKHLQLVHTKDHVSVVKSLSTKKKDYRRNRIASQWNSIYLNGSSSEAAFLAAGSVVELAEKVAEGELDCGYAIVRPPGHHAEPDEAMGFCLFNNVAVAASYLLDERPELGVKKILIVDWDVHHGNGTQKMFWKDPRVLFFSVHRHEHGGFYPAGDDGDHNMVGEGPGEGFNINVPWEQGRCGDADYLAAWDHILIPVAKEFNPDIILLSAGFDAAIGDPLGGCRVTPYGYSVMLKKLMEFAQGKIVLALEGGYNLDSIAKSSLACVQVLLEDKPIQGSSEAYPFESTWRVIQAVRKKLSAYWPSLADVLSSNLIDQKTSTPIIVFSSSDSETEDYADDILDQMSRLNIENHHVDTVSTSWRRDLSKVDVWYASFGSNMWKPRFLCYILGGQVEGMKKVCVGSMDKTPPKQIMWESFPHRLFFGRESSVTWGVGGVAFINPLTNLNDQTHMCLYRITLEQFNDVLFQENGLKVDSDSPLFGLDTLQLVEKKGSIPLASGGWYGNIVCLGKECDIPILTMTCTLSAVEKFKSGEIPLRPPSEAYVNTMVRGLVEGGRLSEEEAKAYIDNAASKPL
- the LOC106410385 gene encoding uncharacterized protein LOC106410385 translates to MDLWLIAATAATGYIAKQLQNVTKGKGNFLESSSSEETVKKQESPCRSLLGRLAKKPNENKFGDEEVPSTSGEGSGNYEDVVHSDSSLFGLLPEFLETGHGYWKACGVLGGETELSSSFRQRRFVKRNQRYRRLTKPLSCMESCLMSRFHGEQMTMEDYLTSPFPSPRGSVSRPLLVTDGDRVISKGTADSLWLSQQQQMTLNEDEAAHRNEKSSKSRKHGLSDATVLLQVGVSIGLMASFMARQAEVSKVKQELKKTENVVHDVEGELEMKDSLIVKEVDTEKAAENSESISNIEAELEAELERLEINMVEMEQDLEVEFAQGELIADRVRGKRESNQDPSGNSTPESGNYAVSPRELSLRLHKVINSRLEKRITELETALQESQRKVEQLVMESESKKSSWSRVWEAREVMTYKSDSIAIEHTKTNNNLAEMQPLVMNLTGEALDAFNESYDELMNINDDSEDDDESPLEEMQESELIHHEDFSSTSPWSHHQEDDSKAQEQELLDFIGLEEQDEEISDFESEMEKQLIKQIVEKTKQGSPVVLNAQKMLFLMEESEQKF